The Cydia splendana chromosome 7, ilCydSple1.2, whole genome shotgun sequence genome contains the following window.
TTCAAATACCGGTCCAATTGCTCTGAACCAACTGAGCCACCGAAGCTTATCAAGTCGCATGTCGCAAGTTCGTATCTTGCCCAAAGAGGTAAATctttcatttaattattttatatttttaataagatATAACTAGTAATGAATGATTAACATTCTACGTAGTGTAAACTCTAAAATTTTGCTTTATTCAGTCTTCTATTCACAGCAAAGACCAAAACCGTTCAGTCGCACTACAAAACGCGACAATCGTTTCTTTAATACGAACTCGCAcggcaaaataaaatacaatacggAAAGGCGTAAAAACGTATTGATTTGCAGGAATTTTTATTAGGAGGTGTTCCCGTTTATTTGATCGTGTGTCGCCGCCTTACGGCGAATAGGTGTGGAACTTTAGCTAGTGCTATGGGAAATTGGCTCTTATACCGATGTCAGAAGGACGTTGACATGTGTTCGGTGTTGCCGGCTTATATTGTTTacgatttgttttttatttaaattctttCGGCCAGTCGTTTCGTGTCTAAACTGTCTAATAAGACCATCGGTGTGAATAACGATTTGATTGGTTTTTATATAGTTTATAGgagtaatacctacctatgcaCTTTGAAAGGGAGATAATATATACTACGCGCTAAGGAAAAAACTTAGCGAAAACCgatgttataatatttttttcacgtaGCTTGAGTCCGTTGACACTGTCATTTCAATACATATTTTGCGTTGACTTGACAGACATGAGAGTGAGTGCATGTAATGAGAAAAACGAAACACACTTATCCAGAGTACAAATTATTCAAACACACTTCAAATTTGATGATAGTGGAAAATCCCAACGAAGCATGCATCAATAAAGTAGCAGAGACATGTACCAATGAGTGGCACTTCCTGTAGATGATTAAATGATTATGATGGTTCTCACTTGGTAGACCACAGTTGGGAATAATACTTTAGCTCACTATAGCACTGTTTTAATTTAGTCTGCATTTTTACGTTGACGTTATATAAttagaaaatattatttagaTTGTTAAGTTACTCTTCGATTATAATAGCAccattaaatacataataatcaCATGCGTGTCgaaattatataaacataataaggttgtgcaataaagaggatttgtattgtattgtattgtaaatatcTACAAAATATATCCATTCATTCCAAATGCTCAAACAACGTTTTTTTAGAGATTTAGATCATCGGTTTCAAATGTTTTACTGCCAACTataacattaggtacctacatagttcATAGAAACAAACCATGCAGTAGTAAGTAAAGTGATATAAATCTATACGATTGTACAGGATAGTTCACACTGGTTTACTTGATCCAAAGcactaaaaataatataaaagttATATGAAACGCGAAATGGCATCTGTGTCTTTTGGTTGGGTAAAGTATCTTTAAGCCAAGGTTCGTCGAAATCTATTCATTTTGGTGTGATGGAGGAGCAAACATACTTATTAATTTCACCTATATCAATTTTATCATATTAGTAGGATTATCTGAAACAGTTTAGAAATGGAGGCCGCTATTTAACAGGAAATGAAACACGATTATATAATGGGTTTAAAATTAAAGTCTCCTAGTATTTTTTACCACACTGTCGGTCGGTCATAGCTAAATTACCGGACAAATACTAatgtatttgaacaaattaattaaaaaaatgtttttatcaagtagaaacactactatataaattataaactgaaataaatttcatatactagaggccttggtcacttcttcttagtatatgacatttatttcagtttaccgGACAAATAGTTTTAATCTTGACTCTAGAATATtccttaaaaaaaatagaaagttACTGAAATATCTAATTAGGTAGTAGTACCCACAACTtcaatatagatggtcaagcaaatcttgtcagtagaaaaaggcgcgaaattcaaattttctatgagacgatatcccttcgcgcctacatttttcaaatttgccgcctttttctactgacaagatctgcttgaccaagtatatttacCTAATTGGAATTGCCGAATATTAACGCTACAGTCTGACCTAGCCTTTACCACCATAATCCACTTATCAACCGCAGTTCACGACCGGTTTATTTGTAAACATTCGGCCATTCTATCACCATTCATGTCTCGGCCGCCGTTCGAGACACAAGTATTTATCTAACTTAACAAAACTCTATCACTAAAGTGCATTAACTTTTCTAAAATCCAACGAATAACCTTTAGCAAGTTTGAACCCATCCAAAGATTGGGCTATTAAAGCTATTAAATAATCTCTGCGTACCTAATTCTGTGATTCCGTAGGATCAATAGCCCAATAGATCTAATTTGGAGAAACCCTTATGTAAGCatgaatttaaaattattgtaaTCACATCCAAATGTTTATTTGTAATGTCTGCATGCCTTTCTTTTTTCATGTActatgttgtggcgttaaaataaatgtatttctccttctttcttcttcttcttcacgTAACTACACGACAGAAACAATCATGAGATCAAttctaatttaataatttgtcaTAGTTTTGAACTGGTGTTGATACGACCTTCACGATCGTCTtaaggccacttgcaccattcactaatccgggggttaaccggttaaacctggagttaccatggttaccagtacaattgaCACTGGATTAccggtttaacgggttaacttcgggttagtgggttggtgcaagtggcgcttagtgattggcgcgcatcacacacacgactttcacttcaattcgcatgcaccaatcaatGTCAGTAATcttcaaggtcatatcaaaatgctcagtttaatttaattgtcGGTAATGTCGTCATGAATTTTTatgttatacctatacctaatataagcgacataggcccacttgcaccatcccactaacccggggttaagcggttaaaccgttaacctagtgtcaaattgtactggaaaccatggcaactccaggtttaaccggttaaccccaggttagtggaatggtgcaagtggtccATTGTGGGACTTTTTGCTCAGTAACGACACATTTGACAGCATAACATCAACACCAGTGTACACGATGAAGTGTCTACTGCTCCTGGCTTTTGTGGCTTCGTGCCAGGGTCTGGCTCTCCAGAAGACGAAGAACCTTCCTCGACCTGATCTTCTCATGCTGACGGCCTTGGACCCTCCAGCTTTGGAAGTGGAGTGGGCACCTGTGAAGCATGATGATCCGAGTGAACCTATCTTGGGATATAAGGTATGGTTATATCTATccaactatgtttttttttatgtaaatgtGACATTTGGATTACGACTGTAACACCACTGCTGTCGCGCAGTTACCGCTGCATCGTTGACGCGGGCGATATCACTgccaaggggctattcataaattacgtcatttcaaattaggggggggggtctggacatcggatgacggtagcatgaagtaggaggaaatggggtcatttgaagcatgatttttggatgattataggggggggggggggggggtcaaaaatcgacaaaaatcgatgacgtaatttatggacagcccccaatTTTTAGGATTAATTTTGCATTGCTGACGTTGCAATATTCAATTAACCACTTCACACACAgcaaattgacagtgacagcgccCGTTACCAGCTGCTCGAGCAATGATGCGGCAGTAATGCTTACTTGCTGACAGTTGCAATCtaaatgtaatttaaaaaatgtgtacCTATGTTCAAAACTTGAaagttaataataatagttaagTTTATAAGTAAATAAGTTTGTTCCACTACTCAGAAGTAGCATAACTCTAGTTTTTGAACGGCGTAAACAATAACTTCAGAGTGCTCGACATGCGCGATTTAGGCGGattatgtcactttcttaggtgGTCACTTTCGAGATAGGTCACGTTCTggggacgtcactttctgaggacgtcacattctgagttttACTCTACTTTTCAATGTTCTATAGAATTTCGTTTCGTAAACATATTGATTGAGGGTCCTACTTTATGAATCATTTTCCTCAATTTTCAAGATGCCTGGCCACAGTTTATCAACATCGAATTCCTTTATTCCTAATAGCATCTCACTCTTACATGTTAACACTACAAAGGAGTGACTGGAAGAGCAAACATACGCATAGAAAGTGACTCACAATAATTGATTGATGATTTGTAAGTTGCCTATTGTATTGAGTGTGGTCAAGGCATGAGATTTCTGTGCCACTGCGTAGTTGCGTACCTTGTATCAgacaataattaataatattatgagaccaccaaccaaccaaccaaccaaccaaccaaccgaTCAACCGAAGTTTATACGAACCCGAAAATTGCATCCATTGTATTCAGTTAATAGGCCTAGATCCAAGGCTAAATTTAGGTGAGAGTTATTTCGAGTCCTGTTTGTataatttccatttttttaATGCCCCTTTAATTCATACCTATCAGTATACTATaacgaagtaggtacctatttagttTGTTACAAAGTAGAACAAATGCCCTCTCCATCTATACAATGTAGATCGAAAGATAAGTCAGCATAAAAGATAATTATTCTGGTTTATTTGTGAAACAAGGTCGCAGGACAATTTAGTTTTACGTATTGTGCGCTCATTAACTGTACTAAAAGCCACACTCATAACTGACTTCGGTGGATAATAagcatacatcggggttttcggtgcgggaatgatttcgtgtatttataactttgtttattgtaaaataattaccaaactatgaattaaacgtaggtagtaaggtccaaatgtgcttagaaatgttaaattagtatcgttttttacagtttttacctgttATTTGGCTACTGTAAAACATCCGGCACCtaaaaccccgatgtatgatAATAAGGTTTTCAATACGAATTGTCACAACCTTGTTCGGCCCGATGTGCATTACAATGCACACTCCGTTTTAATGTAACGAatgatattataattatgtcATTTAGATATCGTACATTTTGCTCGTACTTCTCCGTACGTGGATtatattggcgcaagcgagacgcacgataaccaAATGACATCACTGCACGGCACTTCTTGCCGCATAAGTCGCATGTGTGAATTTGTTAAACCTCTGGATTTGAGACCAGGCTACCAGCCCGATGACGCCTGTGCCACTGGAGGGCCTGTTCAGTTTTTCTAAAGAAAATGACTAAAGTATGTACCATCAGTATCATCACGCTCTGCGATTGTTGTGCCatttacgctatagaatttccaatttggCAATTACCCTAAATGGTACCCAATCCCGTGTGGTCACTGTACATCACGTCTATTTCAGATTAGTAAAGATTGTAGATTCCGTTCTAAATTTCCTTATGGTCATTGATAGCTACTGAAATATATCCTATCTGTCTTTTCAGGTCGAAGTTTGGGAGCTACCACCTGTAAAAACATACAAATATGAGGTCGTAGACGGAGTGAAAACACTCGTGCAAAAAGAAATGCCTCCTAAAGTAAGTGCAATCACTGACTGGGTTTAATTAAATTGTAGAACcactttaataataaataatatttcaacctatatacgtcccactgctgggcacagacctcctctcatgcgcgagagagcttgggctatagtccccacgctagcccaatgcggattggagtcacatacacctttgaatttcttcgcagatgtatacaggtttcctcacgatgttttccttcaccggaaACCTAGTGGTAATTacgaaattatatttcgtacataatttCCGACAAACTCATAACCACAGAACCACTAAATATTCTCAAATCAACATACCTACTTAGTGATTTTTGTATTTCCATCAACAGACCAAGCATTTGCATTCAAGAAAGTGCCATTTAGTGAAGTGGGACTGCTGATGAAGACCAGAACGGAACTCATCAATGACGCGCATTTCACGTTTGGCATTTGTCTTCTTCGTTAAGTTTATTTAGCAAGGAAAGTTTTAGATCTCGttggagatggcgggacgagctTTGACGAGCTTTGACAGAGACTGGTGGGAGACTTCAGGGGATAGGGATACGTGGAGAaataagagggaggcctttgtccagcagtgggacaatatgggctcataataaaataataaggtTTTAAAATAACGTTTGTGGCAAGATCCAGGCCGATGATGACAATACTGTTTGCAGATCGGTGATTCTGACACACCTCCAGAAAAAGACGCCAGAGAGATCGTAGTTAGTGGACCACAGGCTTCGAAAACCAAGGTCCCCGACATCAAACTAAACGTTATCTATGAGGTAAGGTTAATCGAACTCAAGATTACAGATGTATGAGACCCTGTACCTGCAAAAGTATGTTGCtttttgaaggccgcaaaagtatctgacacgatcttattcgtaGAGCGATAAGagagtgtcacatatttttgcggccttcaatgCAGGTCACTGTACATAAGACTACATGGAGTAACGCCCTTTACAACAAAGCAGTTACCTAAAACAAAACGAGCCATAACCATAGGCACACAACTACTTTGACACTATGGTGTGGCGGCAGGTTCAACCCTTAATGCCCTTATAACAAGCGTGTTGAAAATGAATCTGTATTGTTGAAAGGTACGCGTCCGTGCGTTCTCGGCGCGTCGCGACGGTCCGCTATCTACACACATGCGCGTTCAGCTGATGGATGATAAGAAGAAGGAAGACGACGTTGGAAATGAGGTTTACCACTTTGTGTAGGATTAGTGTAGTGAATTACATGTAATATATTTACTTAAAGTATTCCTGttgcatttaatttatttcagattTATTCCTGACTCCTTTTTAGGGATCCGTACCCAAtcggtaaaaacgggaccctattactaagactccactgtccgtctgtctgtcaccaggcatatctcatgaaccgtgatagctagacagttgaaattttcacagatgatgtatttctgttgccgctataacaacaaatactaaaaaggtacggaatcctcggtggccgagtccgactcgcacttgtctggaTTTTTTAACCCCCTATCTTGTGCTGTGTGTCATGCGAACTACCTATCGTCCATTTAGAAGTTTAAAATTAAGAGAAAATAACACGCTTTCTAAATCCTAcctaactaatattataaatgcgaaaataactctgtctgtctgtcacctctTCACTCTTAAACTGCTGAactgatttagatgaaatttggtataaagATAGTTTCAGGCCAGAGGAAGGGATGGATAGATTTTATTCATCTATcgcatttataatttattatagtccgacaagaaattctAGAAAataattgagggcgccactgtaacagctgtcacatttttgacgtaaaattcttaaacatggcaacaatttagatTGGatatttttagttccattttatttaatttctactattttatgtcgcactattaATAGTACGGATGATACAGGCCACATGTGtatcaaacaaaatcattaaCAAAAACTGTAGCTGACCCTAGCTTATAACTAAAAACTTACTTGTGACTGCAATTACACGATAATAGACCATCAAGCCTTGTAATAAGGTGTTAGAGGGGTGCATTTGAAGTGGGTAAGATAAGATTAGATAGATGAGGATAGTGTGTAGAGTGACAGATGTCACCTGAGTCTGTCATATGTCTGAACTAGCAATGTCAGTTGGTAAAATTATAAGTTTTTAGGCAGATTCCGTCTAAGAAAATTTTGCACCGATTTGATCAGGACAAATTGTTGTATTAAATTATGACCATTAATGATACTCACTgtcttattaattattatatcattatatatattatattagtcatattttcatagaaattagacATTAATTATGCCATTATCACACTT
Protein-coding sequences here:
- the LOC134792439 gene encoding uncharacterized protein LOC134792439, with product MKCLLLLAFVASCQGLALQKTKNLPRPDLLMLTALDPPALEVEWAPVKHDDPSEPILGYKVEVWELPPVKTYKYEVVDGVKTLVQKEMPPKIGDSDTPPEKDAREIVVSGPQASKTKVPDIKLNVIYEVRVRAFSARRDGPLSTHMRVQLMDDKKKEDDVGNEVYHFV